TCCCCTTTGCCATCCGCGGCGGGATTCGGGACAACACCGTTGTATATTCCGAACAGGAGGCGGCAAAGGGCGCTTTCGGCCTCCTGGAAGGTCCGGCGTTTCTTTCCCTCCTCTTCGGTCGGGAACCTGCGGTACGGCAATAACCAATACCCTTTTTTCACGAACGCTTCTGGCACCTCCCTTCAGCGTCATACAGCAGGAGCCTGCGGTATAATTATCCCGGAATAGAACATCTCCAGAACATCCCGGCCCTGAACGCCGGGACAGACGATTGACGAAGACCCATGACATCGTTTAAAATCACCGGAAAACTCCGGGAACTGGAGAAGGAGGTCGGCACCCTCTCGCCGATGCAACGGATCCTGCTCGGCACCGACGGTTCGGTGACCACCCTGCTCGAGAACGCACTCGGCTGCGAGGTGACGGTGCACACCATCTCCCAGCAGGTGGTGCCGGCCGACGAGGGCGTGGCGGCATCCCTCGGGATCCATGCTGGAGAGGCGGTCAACCACCGGATCGTGACCCTGAACGAGAGCGAGAGCGGGAAGACGCTCCTCTACGCCGTATCAGACAGCCCGCTCTCACGGCTGAACCCCTCGTTCAGGGACGACCTGATGCGCGCCGACATCCCGATCGGGCGGATCATGCAGATGCACCGGATCGAGGGGCGGCGTGAACTCGACGACGTGCGGATGTGCCGGGCAGGCACCGGCATCAGCGGCGTCTTCGGCATCTTCCGGCATGAACCCCTGCTCTCCCGCCGCTACCGGATCATCACCGGCGGACAACCCCTGATCAGCATCAGGGAGACCTTCCCCTACTGCAACTTCACCGACGAGGCGCGGGTGATCGTGGAGACGCCATCGCGGATCCATATGGGGCTCATCGACATGAACGGATCTTCCGGGCGTGTGGATGGCGGGATTGGACTCTCGGTCGAGGACCCGGCGATCGTGGTCGAGGCGAAACGCAGCAGCGAACTCTCAATCAGGGGCGAACCGGGAAGCACCGAGCGGGTGCAGAGGACCGCCGAGCAGGTGCTCGCCGCCCTCGGGATCCGGGGAGGGGCAGAGATCACGCTGCACCGCACCTATTCCGCCCACATCGGGCTTGGCAGCGGCACCCAGCTCTCCCTGGCCACCGCCCGCGCCCTCTGCGAGCTCTACCGCCCCATGGCCGTCAGGGAGATGGCGGCGATCACCGGGAGGGGCGGGACGTCGGGGATCGGCACCGCGGCATTCGAATCAGGTGGCTTCATCCTGGACGGCGGGCATCGTTTCGGGCCTTCGGGTGTGAAGTCCGACTTCAGGCCATCCGCGGCCTCACCGGAGGTGAACCCCGCCCCCGTGCTCTTCAGGCACCCCTTCCCCGAGGACTGGCAGGTCCTGATCGCCACCCCCGACATCCCCGAAGGAGCAAGCGGGGCCGAGGAGATCGACATCTTCAGACGGCACTGCCCGGTACCCATCGGCGAGGTGCAGGCCTTCTGCCATGCCGTGCTGATGCAAATGCTCCCCGGCATCATCGAAAAAGACCTTGACCTCTTCGGGACGGCGGTGAACTCGATCCAGGCCCTCGGGCTCAAGGGGGTGGAGCATCGCCTTCAGCCCTCCATCATCCGCGACCTGATTGCCACCCTCCGGACCACCGACGCCGCCGGCGTGGGCCTGAGCTCCTTCGGGCCGACGGTCTATGCGATCGGCGACACCGGCATGCAGGACGCCCTCAGGGCGGCAGAGGAGAGTATTGCAGAGACTGGCGGGACGGCATTCATCACGCGGGCAAGAAACCGCGGGGCGGAGATCAGGGCGTCCACCTGAGAAAAGCGTATCCGATCCGAAAAGCGGCATCAGATCCCGTGCATCATCACCGATCAGTGGGGGTAACTCTCATCATCTGCCGCATGACGGATCGATTATCAGGTGTAGTGTTGGGCATCAGGGGATATTGAGTGTTCGCCCCATGGGAACAGGATCACCCCCGAATCCGCACCGATATATAAACTGATATAGATACGGCACCAACTCTACTGTGAGAAGCAATGGCCGAAAAAAAGTCACTCACCCTCGGTATCACCGTCAATCTGGAAAACTACGAGAACATCCGGCTTGAGGTCAGCGGGGATGTCGAGACACCGGAGGAGGCGGAGGAACTCGCCGGTTTCCTCGACACCATCCTGTCCCGTCTCGGACGGGGCGACGATGCCACGGCCGAACGGGTGGACTCCTACCGGAGACGGGTATTTTCCACAAAACCTGCAAAAATGGGCGGCGGAACCGGAACCCAGATGGTCCTGGAGGAGATACAGCCAGAAATCACAGCCGAACCCGCAGAGGCACCCGCTCCCGAACCCCCCGTTCAGCCCGCCGAACCGGCGGTGATCCCTGCTCCGGCATCCGCCCCTGCGGAGGCGCCAGCGGCCCCGAAACCCGCTCCCGTAGCAGAAGACTGCTGTGAAGAGTGCGGTGTCGAGGTCCCGAAAACCCAGAAACAGATGAGCAGACTCTTCCTGAACCGGACGCTCTGCAAGGCGTGCATGGACAGGATGACCCATCCGCACTGAATGCAGGGCAGAAGTGAAATCTGCAGCCTATAAATAGGCACATGCCGAGGGATCAGTAATGAAGAAGGACCTGCTCATGTGGGACGAGACGCTCTTCCGGGACCCCGAGGTCTTCGAGATCGACTATGTCCCCGAGCAGTTCAACCACCGCGAGACGCAGATGAGCGAACTCGCCTTCCAGATCCGGCCCGGCATGCGGGGCGGGCGACCGCTGAACACCATCTGCCGCGGGTTGCCCGGCACCGGGAAGACGACGAGTGTGCGCAAACTCTTCGCCCAGATCGAGGATACCACCCAGAAACTGATCCCGGTCTATATCAACTGCCAGATCGACAATACCAAATTCGCCATCTTCGCCCAGATCTACCGCAGACTCACCGGACACCTCCCGCCACCGTCCGGCACATCCTTCAAGCAGGTCTTCGACGCCGTGGCCCGCATCCTCCAGAAAGAGGAGACCGTGCTGCTTGTCACCCTCGACGACGCCAATTACCTGCTCTATGAGAATGAGATCAACAAGGTGCTCTATGCCCTCCTCCGGGCACACGAATCCTATCCCGGCACCCGTATCGGGGTGATCACAATCATCTCGGATATGAACGTCGACCTCTCCAGGGAGGTGGACCCGCGGGTGTCATCGGTCTTCCGCCCGACCGAGATCTACTTCCCGCCGTACTCGGCAGAGGAAGTCCGCCACATCCTCGCGGAGCGGGTGCATACCGGACTCTACCCGAATGTGCTCTCAGAGAGCATGCTCGACCTCGTCGTCGAGCAGACGATGAAGAGCGGAGACCTTAGAGTAGGTCTCGATCTCCTCAAACGGGCTGCATTGAACGCCGAGGCCGAGGCACGCCGACGCGTCGAGGAGGACGACATCTGCAGCGCCTATCAGGTGTCCAAATATCTTCACCTCACCTTCACGCTTCGGACGCTCAAAAGCGAAGAAAAAGCGCTCGTCTCCACGATCGCGGAGATGAGCATCGAAGGCGAGGAAATGAACGCCGGAGAGGTGTATAAGGTGGCGAAAAACAGCGCAAAAATCGGATATACGCGCTTTTACGAGATCATCAAGAAACTCGATGCCATGCGCCTGATAAACCTTGATTACCGGCAGGGGCGGGGGAGGACACGGGTGATCACCCTCAGATACGACCCCCGTCGAGTGCTGGAACTTCTCCGCTGAACAGAAGATTGGCAAGTCTTATCTATTCTCTTTGCGTTCATAATGTGAACGGTGATATACCCATGCTGAGCGTGAATGAACAGGCCCTTGACATATTCAACGACATTTTTGAATACCCTGAAGACTACAATGCCGCTGCCCACGAGCTGGACAATGGTGCGCGTATTGTCGATGCCGGCGTAAGCGTCCCCGGCGGATACCGTGCGGGACGCATCTTCACAGAGATCTGTCTCGGCGGTCTCGCCGAGGTGAACTTCACGATGGGGCAGATCAAGGGAATCCCGATGCCTTTCATCGAGGTTTCGACAGATTTCCCGGCCATCGCCTGCCTTGGCGCCCAGAAGGCGGGATGGACCGTTAAGGTCGGCAACTACTTTGCGATGGGGTCAGGCCCGGCCCGCGCCCTCTCCCTCAAGCCGAAGCACACCTATGAAGTGATCGACTACCAGGACGAGTGCGATGCCGCCGTGATCTGCCTGGAGAGCGACCACCTCCCGAACGGCGAGGTCATGCAGGCGATTGCCGACGCCTGCAAGGTTGAGGTCGCCAACACCTGCGCCATCGTCGCACCCACCTCCTCGATTGTCGGCTCCATCCAGGTGGCCGGACGCTGTGTCGAGACGGCGGTCTACAAACTCAACGAACTTGGTTTCGACACAAAGAAGATCATCGCCGGTTTCGGCACCGCCCCCGTGCCGCCGGTCCGCGGCGCGAAGAACGCCATGGGCGTGACCAATGACGCCACGATCTACCACGGCCAGATCACGCTGACGATGGAGGCGCCCGAGATCAAGGACTACCTGGAGCGCATCCCCTCCTGCACGTCACAGGGCTACGGCAAACCCTTTAACGAGATCTTCAAGGAGGCAGGCTACGACTTCTACAAGATCGACACCTCACTCTTCTCTCCGGCAGAGGTCGTCATCAACGAACTCTCCGAGGGCGCCGTCTACCGTGTCGGCGAGGTCAACCCCGATGTCACCCTGAAGTCCTTCGGCCTTCAGTAATTCTTTTTTTTTACAATCGCTGAGAAATAGGAGCGGGAGATAACGGCTCATTCCGCATTTCCCCCGCGAAGTCGATCCGTCAGCGGACCCAGACAATCTCCGGGGCCCGTCTCGGTGGTTTTTCCGGTTCCTCTTTTGGATAGCCAAAGACCACAGGCGCGACAATCCGGTAGCCCTCCGGGATCTTCAGTTCCTGCATCAGGTCGGGACTCCCGGTGACCGGTTCGATCGCACCGATCCAGCAGCTCCCGATCCCGATCGCATGGGCGGCGAGCATCATGTTCCCGGCGCAGAGGGTGCAGTCATAGGTGCTGAAACGGTTGCGTTCATCCCCGACGACCAGCACCAGGACGGCCGCATTATAGAAGATGTTGAACTCCTTGGATTCGAGCATCTTTTTGAACACGTCGGACTCGGCATCGGTCCGGTCCTTGAGGTTCAGGAGCAGGACCGGTTTGCAAAAGTCGGATATGCGCTTCATCAGGTCATGGTCCCGGACGACCACGAACTTCCACGGCTGGAGACCGAGTGTCGTCGGGGCGTGGATGCCGGCGTCGATAATCGAAAGGACGGTCTCCTCATCAAGATAACGGCCCTCATAGGCCCGGACGCTCCGTCTCCCCCTGATGGCGGCCATCACCGTGTCTGCATATGATGGTGTCATGGAACGCCCTGACACATACCTGAATATAAAGGTTCGTCAGGATCTGGAGAGAGGCAGTGAGCCCCTGCAGCGGGCCTTTACATGAGATTCCGGAAGGCAAAGGCCTCAATAGTCCATGCCGCCGGGGATCTGCGACCGGCCTACAGATTGAAGAGGGGCGGCGTCGATAAATGGTTGGAGAGGTTGATTATCGTGTCCAGAGAGATCACCATCGGAAAGGAGTTCAAGCCTGCACCCAGCTTCAGGGCATACTACTTTCTTTCCCTTATTTTCGTCGTTGCAATTCTGGTCGCCTTCCTGATCCTTCCGGCGGCGATCACCGGGGCCCCCCTCTGGGTGACGCTTGGCATGGCACTGGCCACGGCGGCGATTGCCATCTTTGTCGGTGTATGGATCCCGATGTACTATCGGAGCATCCTCTATCACCTGACGCCGACCGAGATGACCTGGCGGCGAGGCGTCTGGTTCAGGCAGACCGGGATCGTACCCTACAACCGGATCACGAACGTCGATATCATCCAGGGACCACTGATGCGCTATTTCGGCATCTCCAACCTCAGGATTCAGACCGCCGGATACTCGGCGCAACCGCAGGCTGAGATCCGGATTCTGGGGATTGAAGAGCCCGAGCCCTTGCGGGAGCTGATCATGTCCAGGGT
This genomic interval from Methanofollis fontis contains the following:
- a CDS encoding ORC1-type DNA replication protein, encoding MKKDLLMWDETLFRDPEVFEIDYVPEQFNHRETQMSELAFQIRPGMRGGRPLNTICRGLPGTGKTTSVRKLFAQIEDTTQKLIPVYINCQIDNTKFAIFAQIYRRLTGHLPPPSGTSFKQVFDAVARILQKEETVLLVTLDDANYLLYENEINKVLYALLRAHESYPGTRIGVITIISDMNVDLSREVDPRVSSVFRPTEIYFPPYSAEEVRHILAERVHTGLYPNVLSESMLDLVVEQTMKSGDLRVGLDLLKRAALNAEAEARRRVEEDDICSAYQVSKYLHLTFTLRTLKSEEKALVSTIAEMSIEGEEMNAGEVYKVAKNSAKIGYTRFYEIIKKLDAMRLINLDYRQGRGRTRVITLRYDPRRVLELLR
- a CDS encoding beta-ribofuranosylaminobenzene 5'-phosphate synthase, with translation MTSFKITGKLRELEKEVGTLSPMQRILLGTDGSVTTLLENALGCEVTVHTISQQVVPADEGVAASLGIHAGEAVNHRIVTLNESESGKTLLYAVSDSPLSRLNPSFRDDLMRADIPIGRIMQMHRIEGRRELDDVRMCRAGTGISGVFGIFRHEPLLSRRYRIITGGQPLISIRETFPYCNFTDEARVIVETPSRIHMGLIDMNGSSGRVDGGIGLSVEDPAIVVEAKRSSELSIRGEPGSTERVQRTAEQVLAALGIRGGAEITLHRTYSAHIGLGSGTQLSLATARALCELYRPMAVREMAAITGRGGTSGIGTAAFESGGFILDGGHRFGPSGVKSDFRPSAASPEVNPAPVLFRHPFPEDWQVLIATPDIPEGASGAEEIDIFRRHCPVPIGEVQAFCHAVLMQMLPGIIEKDLDLFGTAVNSIQALGLKGVEHRLQPSIIRDLIATLRTTDAAGVGLSSFGPTVYAIGDTGMQDALRAAEESIAETGGTAFITRARNRGAEIRAST
- a CDS encoding PH domain-containing protein, giving the protein MRFRKAKASIVHAAGDLRPAYRLKRGGVDKWLERLIIVSREITIGKEFKPAPSFRAYYFLSLIFVVAILVAFLILPAAITGAPLWVTLGMALATAAIAIFVGVWIPMYYRSILYHLTPTEMTWRRGVWFRQTGIVPYNRITNVDIIQGPLMRYFGISNLRIQTAGYSAQPQAEIRILGIEEPEPLRELIMSRVRGTPPVAAATGGEDLPSGGDALLEEVRAIRRTLEEMKRS
- the mch gene encoding methenyltetrahydromethanopterin cyclohydrolase — encoded protein: MLSVNEQALDIFNDIFEYPEDYNAAAHELDNGARIVDAGVSVPGGYRAGRIFTEICLGGLAEVNFTMGQIKGIPMPFIEVSTDFPAIACLGAQKAGWTVKVGNYFAMGSGPARALSLKPKHTYEVIDYQDECDAAVICLESDHLPNGEVMQAIADACKVEVANTCAIVAPTSSIVGSIQVAGRCVETAVYKLNELGFDTKKIIAGFGTAPVPPVRGAKNAMGVTNDATIYHGQITLTMEAPEIKDYLERIPSCTSQGYGKPFNEIFKEAGYDFYKIDTSLFSPAEVVINELSEGAVYRVGEVNPDVTLKSFGLQ
- a CDS encoding nitroreductase family protein; the encoded protein is MTPSYADTVMAAIRGRRSVRAYEGRYLDEETVLSIIDAGIHAPTTLGLQPWKFVVVRDHDLMKRISDFCKPVLLLNLKDRTDAESDVFKKMLESKEFNIFYNAAVLVLVVGDERNRFSTYDCTLCAGNMMLAAHAIGIGSCWIGAIEPVTGSPDLMQELKIPEGYRIVAPVVFGYPKEEPEKPPRRAPEIVWVR